GACTTGCATATAATATTACAGGGGTTAAGATTATAGAAATTAGGTGTATGTTAGATGATAAGAATATAGGCACTTATACCTATGATACTATTGTTGCCAAATATGTTTTTGGGACAATTACTGGCTTTGTTGACGGAACACATACCATATCTATTATTGCTAAAGATGCGGCGCTAAATCAGGCCACTGCCACTACAAAATTCTTTGTTGACCGCACAAAACCAACTATTGGGACTATTAATGTTATATATCCAACTGGACAAACACGGGTTAAAGAAGGAGATGTTGTGACCATCAAAGTAGAAGTTACTGAGACAGGGACACCGTCAGGTATTTCTCAGGTGCTATTAGATGCAAGCAATATAGGAGGAGAGGCTAATCAGGTAATGAGTCATAATGGCGATACTTATACCGCACAAGTAACCCTATCTGATACTTCCCCTAATATAGAAATAGAAAGATTGATTACAATAAAGACTACAGACCGGGCTAATAATTATAACGAGGGCACTCAAACTGTATTTATAGACAATAAACCACCTGTATTCTACTCTATTGATAGTAACAAGGATATTTATAAAGATGGAGAGACTATCATTCTAACGATTAAATTAGATTCTGGTTCTTATACCTTACGGGCAGATTTTTCAGATATAGATAGTACCTATCAGGTTGGCTCTGAAACAAGGGCTTATAATGATGGAACTTATACAATAACCTATACAATTAGTCTGAATAATACCATTCGTGATGGTAAATATTCCATTCCAGTTTTTGCCACAGACCAGGCGAATAATATTACAGAAAGGCATATTAGCATTGACCTCAACAATCTTGCTACAGGTGTATTTACTGCTCAACCAGATGAAGTAAAGAATGGGGATACAATAATATTTACCTATACTCTTCCACAAAATGGTAGTTTTACTGCCTGTATAATTAATCTATTCAACCTTGATAGCACAGTTTCTGGTACGGTAACGATGAGTGATATGGGTAATGGAATTTATAAGCTTATACACCTAATAAGTTTAGCCAATACCTGTACCAGTGGGACTAAGATAATCCACGCAAATATTTATGATACTAAAGGTAATCTATTTGGTTCAGATACAGTGGCAGTTGTTTTAGATAATCAACCGCCGGAAGTTTTAGGTACAATTTCACAAAATATCCGACCAAAACCAGTAGAAAAGGATGGTAGATTAGAGATTTATGTGGCAGAGATAGAAATATTTGGGTCTATTACAGGGGAGGCAAGATTAGTCTGGTGGAAGAGTGGGAATATAATAAGCAATAAAGTTATTATGGTAGATAGTGGGTTTTACTTTAATCATGTGCCGGTAGAAATGGGAACAAATCCTGTAACTATTTTTGTTGAGGATGAAATTGGCAATGTCGGTAGTAAGACAGTTGTCCTTTATCGGATAGAAGGTAAGGTATCTAAACCAGTTGGTGAGGCAGGTGGTGTCGTCGAAAATCCTGATGGCACTAAGGTAGAAATTCCATCTAATGCATTACTGGTTGTTATAAATATTAGTATTAATACCTTACCAGCAGAGATAGAGGCAGAAAAGAAACCAGTGAACGATAATATCCAATTATTAGGTATTCCGCATGAATTTGGTCCTTCAGGGATAGTATTTTATCAGCCAGTTAAGATGGTTTTTGTTTATACTGATGTTGACCTTGAACGATTTGCCGCCAAAGTAGGAAGACCGATTGATGAGAGTGAATTAAAGATATTTTTCTGGGATGAAGAAAGGCATGATTGGATTAAAGTAGGTGGTGTTGTAGATGCCAATAATAATACAATTTGGGTTTATGTTAATCACTTCACGATTTATGACCTTGGGATAGATACTGCTCCGCCACCTACACAACCAGCAGTTTATATCAATAGAAATCCATTTAAGTTTGGTGAAGTAACAGAATTTATGGCTGATTTACCAAATAATACAAGCAAAGTTACTGTCCGCATATTTGACCTTTCAGGGGACTTAGTGCGGGTAATAACAGAAGACCAGTCTTTAAGGGATAAGAAAGGACAATCGAGTGTTAATTTAGGTAGTTGGGATGGAATGAATGATTTTGGGAATTATGTCGGTAGTGGGATTTATATCTATCAGGTAATTATAACTTTCACAGATGGTAGCACTTATGTGAAAACTAAACCAATTGGAGTGGTGAAGTAAAGTTCCTTTTAAGAATTTCACGCAAAGGACGCAAAGAAGCGCAAAAGGACGCAAAAAAGGTTGAACGAACTTATGACAGAGAATGAGATATCATATAAAATCATCGGTGTTGCTTTAGAAATCCATAAAAAATTAGGACCAGGTTTTGTTAGAGTCAGTATATGAGAATGTTTTAGCCTATGACCTTATAAAAATAGGAATGAATGTTAAAACACAAGTTCCAATACCTTTACTTTACGAAGAAGTCAAGGAATTGTAAATAAGTTGTGAACCTTTGCGATTCTTTGCGTGAGGTCTTTGCGATTCTTTGCGTGAAATCTTTAACAACAAGGAATTATCTGTGATTTCCTGCAAAGATTCGTAGAAAAAAAGGAGGTAGGAGTAAATGTTTATTTTAGAATTATTTAAGAAGATGGGGATAGCGGTAACCGATACTATTCTTCTCCCAATCAATTTTACCCGAGATACAGTGACAAAGTTTAATCTTCAGACTATCAGACGAACTTTACAAATTGTATCAGCCGCAGAGTATGCTACCGCAAGTAGGGCATTCCCTGAGAATTTAGATGTGCCGGCGTTTAAAAGATACCTATCCCCAATTCCAAAGGTAATGCTTAAACTATCTATTAAGGAAGGTAATGACAGTAATCAGGTAACGGTTGTGGAATCAGGCGACCTTAAACCAACAGGAGATGGCAAAGTAGGTGGATATGTTTATAATTCTCTGACAGGTGATATAAAGATAAACCATACAGAAAAAGATATAGCCGGTACACCGTATAATGAATATTAATCTGAAGCCTCTTGGGTTTAAAAAATTGCCACCTGTGCGGTTAAATGTAAAATGGATAATGTAAAATGAGAAATGTAAAATGAAAATGTATAACTGAAAGGTAATGAGTCTTGCGAAGTACTAAAATTTCCCATTTTTCATTTCCTATTTTACATTTTACATTTATTTTTCCTTTGCGTCTCTGCGATGAATTAGTCTAATCGCACAGGTGGAAAAATTGTAGTAACTATTTACCCAAATGAAGTGCAAGGTAACCGAAATTGAAATAAGTGAGGTGATTCCGATGACAAAATGGTTAGTGACTCTCATTATTTTCTTAAGTTTTGTAGAAGAGGGTCTTAGTCTGCCAATAGACTTACAGTTAGGTGCCAGACCGCAAGGTATAGGTGGGGCTTTTGTGGCTATGGTAGATGATGTCAATGCCGTTTACTGGAATCCAGCCGGATTAACTCAAATTAAAACCTTCGAAGCGGCATTTATGCATGTGAACCCTTTTAGTATAGAGGAAGCAAGTATTGATTTCTCATCATTAGCCATACCAACAGGTCAGACAGGTGCGTTTGGTGTTAGCTGGATACACCAGGGAGCAGAATTAGAAGAGGGTAGGGGACAAACATATAAAAAATCTGATATGTCAGAAAATATCTTTGTGTTGTCTCTTGCCCGTAAGATTATGCCTGAACTTTCCTGTGGGGTAAATATTAAAAGATTAAGAATAGACTCTGAGATAGGTGGTGGCGGTGGATTTGGGTATGATCTGGGATTACTTTATACAACACAACATATTGCCTTTCTGAATAACCTTTCTTTTGGAATGATGGCTCGAAATGTGTTTACTGATTTAAAAGATGAATCTGTCCCTGCGACTTTGAGAATGGGTGCAGCAACAAAGGTGTATTATGACCGAGTAGGCATAGCGGCTGATATGGAAAAGAAAAAAGAAGTCAACAAAGAGAAAAATTCATATCAATTCCATTTTGGTGGTGAATATGCCATAACCCGCACTATGTTAGTTCGCTTAGGTAATGATGATGGGGATTGGACTTATGGAGTAGGATTTCTGCTTTACAACTGGGAATTAGATTATGCCTTCTATCGCATCAAAGAATATGACCTCGATTATTCCCACCGTATCTCTGCAACAATAAAGTTTTAATTATTGTGTAGATGAAGAAAAGAAGACAAAAGTCAGAAGACAGAGGACAGAGGAGGAAACAGAGAAGGTGAAGAAAGGAATGAATTAAATGTCCATAAAGGTAGATGAGTTTATAAAAAAGAAGCTTAAAAGACTTAAAGGTGTAGGGAAAGAAATATTTCCCATCCTTGTTACCCATATGATATCAGAACCAGATGCAGAGGAATATGTAAAGGAAAAGGGCATTACCCTTTATTATTCCTATGATTTTTAGTAACTATTCAGCCACTGATTCACACGGATTAGCACGGATAAATACAGAGGGCAGAGGACAGAGGGCAGAAGGCAGAGGATAGAAGACAGAGGTCAGAAGCAAGTTGTCCCCTGCTGGCGGGGGATTAAGGGGGTGGAAGTTAGGAGGAGAAAAGCCCTTCAGCCTGATTACAAACACGGAAAACGGACACGGATTACGAATTTTCAGTGTTTCATCTGTGTCCATCTGTGGCTGAATAATTGCCTTTTCCTATGCATCATAATTTATCCAGAGCCTTCTTTGAAGAGAAAAAGAGAGAATAACTGGCTATACTTTTAATTTCGTGCAAAAGTTTTAGTTGACAAATTCAAAAAAGATTATTATAATAACTTCAACAGGGTTTAAAAGATTTGAAAATAAAAGGGAGGGAAGTAAATAAAAGGAGATGTGTTGCTGATGGTTAATTGCCCTTATCCTAAATGTGGTAGAGAAGTTGAACCTGCACCAAATTTTTGCCCCTCTTGCTATGAAAAGATTATTCTCTGTCCAATCTGTAGAACTACAAACAGGAATTTAGCTACATTCTGCCATAAGTGTGGCAGGGAATTACAAGAAAGCCCGGATTATAAGATGTACAAAGCTAATCCTCAACTTACTGGTTTCTCTCCGGTGAATTCCCCCCCAGAAATTGAAGAACTAAACCTACAATGGCAGACAAACATAAATGCCGAA
This bacterium DNA region includes the following protein-coding sequences:
- a CDS encoding PorV/PorQ family protein, with translation MTKWLVTLIIFLSFVEEGLSLPIDLQLGARPQGIGGAFVAMVDDVNAVYWNPAGLTQIKTFEAAFMHVNPFSIEEASIDFSSLAIPTGQTGAFGVSWIHQGAELEEGRGQTYKKSDMSENIFVLSLARKIMPELSCGVNIKRLRIDSEIGGGGGFGYDLGLLYTTQHIAFLNNLSFGMMARNVFTDLKDESVPATLRMGAATKVYYDRVGIAADMEKKKEVNKEKNSYQFHFGGEYAITRTMLVRLGNDDGDWTYGVGFLLYNWELDYAFYRIKEYDLDYSHRISATIKF
- a CDS encoding zinc ribbon domain-containing protein, coding for MVNCPYPKCGREVEPAPNFCPSCYEKIILCPICRTTNRNLATFCHKCGRELQESPDYKMYKANPQLTGFSPVNSPPEIEELNLQWQTNINAEVFSSLTTAYGYIFVCSKDGIVHILRQSNGQEICRLSIQEPHETNLTPAIFNWSFVNLRSH
- a CDS encoding GxxExxY protein, whose amino-acid sequence is MLESVYENVLAYDLIKIGMNVKTQVPIPLLYEEVKEL